A genome region from Vulpes lagopus strain Blue_001 chromosome 7, ASM1834538v1, whole genome shotgun sequence includes the following:
- the LOC121495234 gene encoding translation initiation factor IF-2-like, whose protein sequence is MPTTASLPNSDERKQGRSPPRAVLPAGGGGPTSSHFIRSTLGRRIRSGDGAAFPKVAARVPGGAGDPTELGGVPAHTRRFLPGTSGRRPAGGCGREPAAGDPLPRRGRPAAPGTRLAEVNADRQAGSPHAGSGPSFLPRRPRPRRPRPFGRTSALGRLTALRTLRGPCPGPEARSPKPGPATRRLGLPCPLPRGSSLLLQTGVCCLSSRPSVLFLRLSAFPGAVGPAWNALPTPLSALTRLGPVAIWSASPPPAPRRAERNNAVLYAVRLSRLLFEPTPFCVPGA, encoded by the exons ATGCCAACGACAGCCTCCTTGCCCAACTCGGATGAAAGGAAACAAGGCC GGTCGCCGCCGAGGGCCGTGCTCCCCGCAGGAGGCGGTGGACCGACATCCTCTCATTTTATCCGCTCGACCCTCGGAAGACGAATCCGGTCCGGAGACGGAGCTGCTTTCCCCAAGGTCGCGGCGCGGGTGCCGGGCGGAGCCGGGGATCCCACCGAGCTCGGAGGCGTCCCG GCCCATACAAGGCGCTTCCTTCCCGGCACGTCTGGCCGGCGGCCCGCGGGCGGCTGTGGGCGGGAGCCGGCGGCCGGGGACCCGCTGCCAAGGAGGGGGCGGCCGGCGGCGCCGGGAACGCGCCTGGCTGAGGTAAATGCGGACCGGCAGGCCGGGAGCCCGCACGCAGGCAGCGGGCCGTCCTTCCTCCCCCGCAGGCCGAGGCCCCGTCGCCCCCGCCCGTTCGGCCGCACTTCTGCGCTCGGCAGGCTCACCGCGCTGAGAACCCTCCGCGGCCCCTGCCCGGGGCCCGAAGCCCGAAGCCCGAAGCCCGGGCCCGCAACCCGCCGGCTcggcctgccctgccccctcccgcgGGGCTCCTCTTTGCTGTTGCAAACGGGTGTTTGCTGTTTGTCCTCTCGTCCCTCCGTGCTGTTTTTGCGCCTTTCCGCCTTTCCTGGAGCTGTCGGCCccgcctggaatgcccttcccacACCACTCTCAGCCTTGACTCGGTTGGGACCTGTGGCCATCTGGagcgcctccccgcccccagctcctAGGCGTGCTGAGCGTAATAACGCGGTATTGTACGCCGTCCGTTTGTCGAGGCTGCTATTTGAGCCAACTCCTTTTTGCGTTCCTGGTGCCTAG